A genomic segment from Chitinophaga niabensis encodes:
- a CDS encoding endonuclease/exonuclease/phosphatase family protein, with amino-acid sequence MKYILCIAMAITSISNLKAQTLKVLSYNILEGMKTDTSKGKQLFVEWVKDKAPDVLALQECNGFTQQTLEALAASYGHNYAVIVKENGYPTGVTSRFPIVDIRKVNENMTHGFITASINGYNFCILHLNPHKHLKRRSEIAQVLETLRLQHGDKNWLMMGDFNSLSPLDSHRVAQTNFVQRQLEASLKNPNISNLANGAVDYQVQQSILQAGYVDAGLTYDRTVQKETGKSGILSNTRIDYIYLSKDLAKKLQYCKFIYDDFTAKYSDHKPITMELKK; translated from the coding sequence ATGAAATATATTCTTTGTATTGCGATGGCCATCACATCCATCTCAAACCTTAAAGCACAAACACTAAAGGTGCTGAGCTATAACATCCTGGAGGGAATGAAAACGGATACCTCCAAAGGAAAACAACTCTTTGTGGAATGGGTGAAAGATAAGGCCCCGGACGTGCTGGCCTTACAGGAATGCAACGGATTCACACAACAAACGCTGGAGGCGCTGGCTGCATCTTATGGCCATAACTATGCCGTGATCGTTAAAGAAAACGGATACCCTACAGGTGTAACCTCCCGTTTCCCGATAGTGGATATCCGGAAAGTGAATGAAAACATGACCCATGGTTTTATTACAGCCAGCATCAATGGTTATAACTTTTGTATCCTGCACCTGAACCCGCATAAACACCTGAAAAGAAGAAGTGAAATAGCACAGGTGCTGGAAACACTGCGGTTACAGCATGGAGATAAGAACTGGCTGATGATGGGCGATTTTAATTCTTTATCTCCTTTAGATAGTCATCGTGTGGCACAAACCAATTTTGTACAGCGTCAGCTGGAGGCATCCCTGAAGAACCCCAATATCAGCAATCTCGCAAACGGAGCGGTGGATTACCAGGTGCAGCAAAGCATCCTGCAGGCCGGTTATGTGGATGCGGGTTTAACATATGACAGAACAGTACAGAAAGAGACCGGCAAAAGCGGGATCCTTTCCAATACCCGCATAGACTATATCTACCTGAGTAAAGACCTCGCAAAGAAGCTGCAATATTGCAAATTCATTTACGACGACTTTACGGCAAAGTATTCCGATCACAAGCCCATCACCATGGAGCTCAAAAAATAA
- a CDS encoding BACON domain-containing protein has protein sequence MQRYILFLLILITACRKEEERRFSTELAVDSRIVRLNAAPDTTRIIVYADGDWKMETAEEADWIKVQTASGSGKGDALVAVTDNADKLPRMMKLIVRSKSKTDTIQLQQRGLVPAIVINDTTAQSIANGGILKTPITTNVPLDKMEVSYQYDATGQVNWISRLQITDGYLYFTVDTNKTTAERTAFIRLSYLDALGTTVKDSIRVKQYLGMSYKDAVAKDFAYVKQTLAAGLIEENIYVEGVVVSDKGHPNIAKNQNSAANKHNLDKTDNAISVYVQSPDGKSGLYFKTKTPGENIFNFNDRVKIWLKGTTLAKLTNPGRAVISGVTVTNIMQKDGQSVPLLPREKYMNELTDEDLYTYVKLKDVELSIPFGAFTNINEGYTARMDCYPASIRDIRGNSMYMLTNLDVPYRRDGNAVPQGSGSITGIIVSETYERYGGNIGKYAIRHLKRSDIDLKADRNNGFSKVLVEWSRFKNEYAATPTLAANPLTPDIGEGKITQSAKTAMDFTANGLYTTTDYNGLLQESATVKGAVTNGGWGSKSWWNTTTNKGEYWEIAVSTAGVSQPISLQIDGNVDIGGPRNFVVEWSDKNDGSAVWNQVSTFTFEDVANFSNTLLTQVAGYKALNFQFPQAASGLANLYIRLRVADKTAGTATSPTGGTLTAATACRLVHVSIKYNK, from the coding sequence ATGCAACGCTATATATTATTCCTGCTTATACTTATTACGGCCTGCAGAAAAGAAGAAGAGCGCAGGTTCTCCACCGAACTGGCTGTTGATTCAAGGATAGTAAGGTTAAACGCTGCGCCTGATACCACACGTATTATTGTATACGCTGATGGTGACTGGAAAATGGAAACCGCAGAAGAAGCAGACTGGATCAAGGTGCAAACTGCTTCCGGCAGCGGTAAAGGAGATGCGCTGGTAGCCGTAACAGATAACGCAGATAAACTGCCGCGTATGATGAAACTGATCGTACGGAGCAAAAGCAAAACAGATACCATCCAGTTACAGCAAAGAGGCTTAGTGCCGGCTATTGTGATCAACGATACCACTGCACAAAGCATAGCCAATGGCGGTATCCTGAAAACACCCATTACCACCAATGTTCCGCTGGATAAAATGGAAGTGAGTTATCAATACGATGCAACCGGCCAGGTGAACTGGATCTCCCGGCTGCAGATCACGGATGGATATTTATACTTTACGGTAGATACGAACAAAACAACAGCAGAGCGTACCGCTTTTATCAGGCTTAGTTACCTAGATGCGCTCGGTACTACCGTAAAAGATTCCATTCGGGTAAAACAATACCTGGGCATGAGCTATAAAGATGCAGTGGCCAAAGACTTCGCTTATGTGAAACAAACACTGGCTGCAGGCCTGATAGAGGAGAATATATATGTGGAAGGGGTAGTGGTTAGTGATAAAGGGCATCCTAATATCGCTAAGAACCAGAACAGCGCTGCCAATAAACATAACCTGGATAAAACAGACAATGCTATTTCTGTATACGTGCAAAGCCCGGATGGCAAAAGCGGCTTGTATTTTAAAACAAAAACACCCGGAGAGAACATCTTTAATTTTAATGACCGCGTAAAGATCTGGCTAAAAGGCACCACGCTTGCTAAGCTCACTAATCCCGGCAGAGCAGTGATCTCCGGTGTAACGGTAACCAATATCATGCAGAAAGATGGTCAGTCGGTTCCCTTATTGCCCCGCGAAAAATACATGAATGAACTGACGGACGAAGACCTCTACACCTACGTTAAACTTAAGGATGTAGAGCTCTCTATCCCTTTCGGTGCATTTACCAACATCAACGAAGGTTACACGGCCAGGATGGATTGTTATCCTGCCAGCATCCGGGATATCCGCGGTAACAGCATGTATATGCTCACCAACCTGGATGTACCTTACCGCAGGGATGGCAATGCCGTACCACAGGGGAGTGGCAGTATCACCGGTATTATTGTATCTGAAACTTACGAGCGTTATGGCGGCAATATAGGAAAGTATGCTATCCGCCACCTGAAACGCAGCGATATTGACCTGAAGGCAGACAGGAATAATGGGTTCTCCAAAGTACTGGTAGAATGGAGCCGTTTCAAAAATGAATATGCTGCTACACCTACCCTTGCGGCAAATCCCTTAACGCCGGATATCGGCGAAGGAAAGATCACACAAAGCGCAAAAACCGCTATGGACTTTACAGCCAATGGCCTCTATACTACCACCGACTATAATGGCCTCCTGCAGGAAAGCGCCACCGTGAAAGGAGCAGTTACCAATGGTGGCTGGGGCAGCAAGAGCTGGTGGAATACCACCACTAACAAAGGTGAGTATTGGGAGATAGCTGTGTCTACCGCAGGCGTTAGTCAGCCGATCTCTTTGCAGATAGATGGTAATGTGGACATTGGCGGGCCAAGGAACTTTGTGGTGGAATGGTCAGATAAGAATGACGGAAGCGCAGTATGGAACCAGGTGAGCACCTTCACATTTGAGGATGTAGCGAACTTTTCCAATACGCTCTTAACACAGGTAGCCGGTTACAAAGCCCTCAACTTCCAGTTCCCGCAGGCTGCGAGTGGGCTGGCTAATCTGTACATCCGTTTAAGGGTAGCGGATAAAACGGCGGG